The following are encoded together in the Oncorhynchus kisutch isolate 150728-3 linkage group LG8, Okis_V2, whole genome shotgun sequence genome:
- the mboat4 gene encoding membrane-bound ghrelin O-acyltransferase mboat4, with amino-acid sequence MEPIQWLCEQHPFLTYQCFSIPFAFLFYVLAKQGCLSLTYRYLFLASGGCILAIVTMGVYSLLLLISTVIFVLLVCSLSPERVHPWVFGLQMGWQTFWHLLIQYREYYLNEPTDSRLLLSMSSLMLLTQRVTSVSMDLQDGGRVTLMTQCRAFLPLISYALNFTALLGGPLSSFDQFVYFVEQITISPPPQPLSVISYKGFQVLSLEWARNHLTRLLRDNASSLSVSNNILTDVLWIWGLAVVLRIRYYSHWKISECLNNAAGLGFRGMVREDSPNWSGLSDGDLWTTEMSCQVSEFARRWNGTTATWLRRLVFQRCKTAPLVMTFGFSIWWHGIHLGQFVGFLLWAAAVRADYQIHKYLKPKLTSTRRRLVRTCLCWLNTQMVMACVVIAIELRSTSSLKILGLTYTGVFPLLNVLFIFIV; translated from the exons ATGGAGCCAATCCAGTGGCTGTGTGAGCAGCATCCATTTCTGACGTACCAATGTTTTTCCATTCCCTTTGCTTTTCTATTCTACGTCTTGGCTAAACAGGGATGTCTCTCTTTGACATACAG GTACCTCTTCTTGGCATCCGGAGGCTGTATCCTAGCGATTGTCACCATGGGTGTATACAGCTTGCTTCTGCTCATCTCCACTGTGATCTTTGTGCTGCTGGTGTGTTCACTGAGCCCAGAGCGTGTCCATCCATGGGTCTTTGGACTGCAGATGGGTTGGCAAACATTCTGGCACCTGCTCATACAGTACAGAGAATACTACCTCAATGAGCCCACTGATTCCAG GCTTCTCCTATCAATGTCCTCCTTGATGCTACTCACCCAGAGAGTCACCTCCGTGTCAATGGATCTACAGGACGGGGGCAGGGTGACATTAATGACTCAATGCCGGGCCTTTCTCCCACTCATCAGCTATGCACTAAACTTCACTGCCTTGCTCGGCGGACCCCTGTCCTCGTTTGACCAATTTGTATATTTTGTAGAGCAGATTACAATCAGCCCTCCTCCCCAGCCTCTGTCCGTTATATCCTACAAGGGCTTTCAGGTGTTATCTCTGGAGTGGGCTAGGAACCATCTCACTCGTCTCCTCAGAGACAATGCCTCCAGTTTGTCCGTCTCCAACAACATCCTCACCGATGTCTTGTGGATATGGGGCCTTGCTgtggtgttgaggatcagataCTACTCCCACTGGAAGATCAGTGAATGTCTGAATAATGCTGCTGGGCTTGGGTTCAGGGGGATGGTCAGGGAGGACAGCCCAAACTGGAGTGGCCTGTCTGACGGAGATCTTTGGACCACAGAGATGTCCTGCCAGGTGTCCGAATTTGCCCGTCGGTGGAATGGTACGACAGCTACATGGCTACGTAGGCTGGTTTTCCAAAGATGCAAAACCGCTCCACTGGTAATGACATTTGGATTTTCCATCTGGTGGCATGGCATACACCTGGGTCAGTTTGTAGGGTTTCTTCTCTGGGCTGCAGCTGTGAGAGCAGACTACCAGATACACAAGTACTTGAAGCCAAAGCTCACGTCTACTAGGAGGAGATTGGTGCGCACCTGTCTGTGTTGGTTAAACACTCAAATGGTAATGGCGTGTGTTGTTATTGCAATCGAGCTTCGAAGCACTTCCTCTTTGAAAATATTGGGTCTGACATACACTGGCGTTTTTCCTCTTCTTAATGTTCTCTTTATCTTCATTGTATGA